In Alphaproteobacteria bacterium US3C007, one genomic interval encodes:
- a CDS encoding SDR family oxidoreductase: MSQQFARFPSLSGKTVFMTGGASGIGAEIVKAFSGQGAKVGFLDLDQTRSAELAEMLGPDVAFEICDLRDITALKLALDALTDRIGSADVVVNNAARDDRHDWQDVTVEYWDERMATNLRHQFFTLQHLAPGMIERGGGSIINIGSNSWWEAGGGFPAYATAKSAVHGLTRTMARDLGKHRIRVNTVVPGWIMTERQKDLWVTPEGLENQRKRQCLPDLIDPVYVARMVLFLASDDAAMCTANNYMVEAGSI, encoded by the coding sequence ATGTCTCAACAATTTGCACGCTTTCCCAGCCTATCCGGGAAAACAGTTTTTATGACAGGCGGCGCCTCCGGGATTGGCGCCGAGATTGTTAAGGCCTTTTCCGGTCAAGGCGCGAAGGTTGGGTTTTTAGATCTAGATCAGACACGCAGCGCAGAATTGGCTGAAATGCTCGGCCCAGATGTCGCGTTTGAAATTTGTGACCTGCGCGATATTACTGCGCTTAAATTAGCCTTGGATGCGTTGACTGACCGGATTGGTAGCGCCGATGTGGTGGTGAACAATGCCGCAAGAGATGACCGACATGATTGGCAGGATGTTACGGTTGAGTATTGGGACGAACGCATGGCCACAAATTTACGTCACCAATTCTTTACATTACAACATCTTGCGCCAGGAATGATTGAACGCGGTGGCGGGTCTATCATAAATATCGGCTCGAATTCATGGTGGGAAGCAGGCGGTGGGTTTCCAGCCTATGCGACCGCAAAATCGGCCGTGCATGGCCTGACCCGAACGATGGCGCGTGATTTGGGAAAACACCGCATTCGGGTCAATACCGTTGTACCAGGCTGGATTATGACCGAGCGCCAAAAAGACCTTTGGGTCACGCCGGAAGGTTTGGAAAATCAGCGTAAAAGGCAATGCCTTCCCGACTTGATCGATCCGGTCTATGTGGCGCGCATGGTTCTCTTCTTGGCCTCAGATGATGCAGCCATGTGCACGGCAAATAACTATATGGTCGAAGCGGGTTCGATCTAA
- a CDS encoding FAD-dependent oxidoreductase has product MVHRVLILGGGFAGLYAARNLQRLMGKKAAIEVVNRENYFVFQPLLPEVAGGAISAVNAVSPLRFLTREIFIRKAEVDSINPEAQTVTVFQGVQRRPTVLEYDHLIIALGSGSDLTRTPGLSEHAFTMKTLSDARRLRAHVIERLEHADITRLPEVKKGALTFTVIGGGFSGIETVGEIKELIDRSLRYYPNINAPEIRVVVLEFADRILNEMPESLAAYAQNKLNERGIEVQLGVGVAEATGTQLVTTTGEVIDTRTIVATIGNTPAPVVAKMPLTLEQGRILVRRDFRADGFENIWAIGDCALIPMTDTASAREDFAPPTAQFAVREAKHLAQNVVAALQNQNLKKFHYSSKGSLASLGAGRGVAEVYGIKLTGRLAWLLWRVYYISFLPGMQTRISVLWNWLMDGFSPRSVVQINSEKPQDARYVLYRAGDRIYENGARSDGFYTIASGSVEITGIDPETGEETSRVLIAGDHFGERLLIGATRRIATAVAIEDTKVLVLTRDEFLKLAEGLPFFRTYFETHLQNSGLGSIEAENRDRAL; this is encoded by the coding sequence ATGGTACATCGGGTTTTGATTTTGGGCGGGGGTTTCGCTGGATTATACGCTGCCCGCAATCTGCAACGCTTAATGGGCAAAAAAGCGGCAATCGAAGTTGTAAATCGTGAGAATTATTTTGTGTTCCAACCTCTCTTGCCCGAGGTGGCAGGCGGCGCGATTTCAGCGGTAAATGCTGTTTCGCCTTTGCGCTTTCTCACGCGGGAGATTTTTATACGAAAAGCTGAGGTTGATAGTATCAACCCAGAGGCGCAAACTGTAACCGTTTTTCAAGGTGTACAGCGCCGACCTACGGTGTTGGAGTATGATCACCTGATTATTGCGCTGGGGTCTGGAAGCGATTTAACCCGCACACCCGGCCTAAGCGAACACGCCTTCACCATGAAAACGCTCAGTGATGCGCGGCGGTTAAGGGCGCACGTGATCGAGCGGCTGGAACATGCGGATATCACCCGCCTTCCCGAGGTGAAGAAAGGCGCCCTTACCTTCACCGTGATCGGTGGGGGGTTTTCGGGAATTGAAACCGTGGGTGAGATAAAAGAATTGATCGATCGCTCGTTACGCTACTATCCAAATATAAATGCCCCAGAAATACGCGTTGTCGTGTTAGAATTTGCCGATCGTATCTTGAATGAAATGCCTGAAAGTCTCGCCGCTTATGCGCAGAACAAATTAAACGAGCGGGGCATTGAAGTGCAGCTTGGCGTCGGTGTCGCAGAAGCAACGGGGACGCAGCTTGTCACCACAACCGGAGAGGTGATTGATACGCGCACCATCGTGGCCACCATTGGCAATACGCCGGCGCCCGTGGTTGCTAAGATGCCTCTAACGCTTGAGCAGGGGCGTATTTTGGTTCGGCGTGATTTTCGGGCGGATGGGTTTGAAAACATTTGGGCGATTGGGGATTGTGCGTTAATACCAATGACTGATACGGCCTCAGCCCGCGAAGATTTTGCCCCTCCAACAGCCCAATTTGCCGTGCGAGAGGCAAAGCATTTGGCACAAAATGTTGTTGCAGCCCTTCAAAATCAGAATTTGAAGAAGTTTCATTACAGTTCAAAAGGATCGCTGGCCTCGCTTGGCGCCGGGCGCGGTGTCGCGGAAGTTTATGGTATCAAGCTGACAGGCCGTTTGGCCTGGTTGTTATGGCGGGTCTATTACATTTCGTTTTTACCCGGCATGCAAACCCGCATCTCTGTGCTTTGGAACTGGCTGATGGACGGGTTTTCTCCCCGCTCAGTGGTTCAGATTAATTCGGAAAAGCCGCAAGATGCGCGATATGTTTTATACCGCGCGGGGGATCGAATTTACGAAAATGGCGCGCGCTCAGACGGGTTTTACACGATCGCTAGCGGCAGCGTAGAAATCACGGGCATAGATCCCGAAACCGGAGAAGAGACATCCCGCGTTCTTATCGCGGGCGATCACTTTGGAGAACGTTTGCTGATAGGAGCAACGCGGCGGATTGCCACCGCGGTTGCGATCGAAGACACAAAGGTTTTGGTGTTAACGCGCGATGAGTTTTTAAAACTTGCTGAGGGCCTTCCCTTCTTTCGTACATATTTCGAAACCCATTTACAAAACTCGGGACTTGGAAGCATCGAGGCTGAAAACAGGGATAGAGCTTTGTAA
- a CDS encoding GMC family oxidoreductase N-terminal domain-containing protein — protein MEFDYIIVGAGSAGCVLAKRLVEAGHKTLLLEAGGRDNYHWVHIPMGYLYCIDNPRTDWQFKTQPQIGLNNRSLLYPRGKILGGCSSINGMLYLRGQAADYDHWRQLGLVGWGWDDVLPYFKKSEDYVDGASEYHGAGGEWRVERQRLHWPVLDDWRRAAISAGIPPVDDFNTGDNEGVGYFKVNQRSGWRSNTAGSFLKTIKHKDNLYLKTHAQTRRVIVKQNRAVGVEYQQGATQKTAYARAEVILCAGAIGSPHLLQLSGIGPAPHLQAHGVEVLHHSPEIGANLQDHLQLRCSWRLTGAKTLNTLANSVFGKAKIAGEYLLKRSGPMSMAPSQLGAFAKSRPDVATADLEYHVQPLSLDAFGEPLHDYPAITASVCHLRPESRGEVRLSSSNPLDAPLISPNFLSSEGDRLVAIDAINLTRKIMAQPALQQYQPKEQKPGLQAQTDHDLIHAAGEIGTTIFHPTCSVRMGQDVTAPLTEKLHLRGIEGLRVADASAMPCITSGNTNAPTIMIAEKAADLILNSQQ, from the coding sequence ATGGAATTTGATTACATTATTGTTGGGGCGGGCAGCGCGGGCTGTGTTTTGGCGAAGCGTTTGGTCGAGGCGGGTCATAAAACATTGCTGTTAGAGGCGGGGGGGCGTGATAATTATCACTGGGTGCATATACCAATGGGTTATTTATATTGCATTGATAATCCACGCACAGATTGGCAGTTTAAAACACAACCACAGATCGGTTTGAACAATCGCAGCTTGTTATACCCACGCGGAAAAATATTAGGTGGTTGCAGCTCCATAAACGGAATGCTCTATTTGCGCGGGCAGGCCGCGGATTATGATCACTGGCGACAATTAGGCCTTGTGGGCTGGGGGTGGGATGACGTGCTGCCTTATTTTAAAAAATCCGAAGATTATGTAGATGGGGCATCTGAATATCACGGGGCGGGCGGTGAATGGCGCGTTGAGCGGCAAAGGCTGCATTGGCCAGTGTTGGATGATTGGCGTCGGGCTGCGATAAGCGCAGGCATTCCGCCGGTGGATGATTTCAACACAGGCGATAATGAAGGGGTTGGATATTTCAAAGTAAATCAACGCTCCGGCTGGCGATCAAATACGGCAGGCTCTTTTCTTAAAACGATCAAACACAAAGATAACCTATATTTAAAAACGCATGCCCAAACGCGGCGCGTCATTGTAAAACAAAACCGTGCGGTTGGGGTAGAGTATCAACAAGGCGCAACCCAAAAAACGGCTTATGCAAGGGCGGAAGTCATTCTGTGCGCGGGGGCTATAGGATCTCCGCATCTTTTGCAATTATCGGGGATAGGGCCCGCGCCGCATCTACAAGCGCATGGCGTTGAAGTGCTTCACCATAGTCCCGAAATTGGCGCAAATCTGCAAGATCACCTGCAGTTGCGCTGTTCATGGCGTTTAACGGGGGCAAAAACGCTGAATACTTTGGCCAATTCGGTTTTTGGGAAAGCTAAAATTGCTGGTGAATATTTACTTAAACGGTCTGGACCCATGTCGATGGCGCCCTCTCAATTGGGGGCTTTTGCAAAATCACGCCCGGATGTGGCAACGGCAGATTTAGAATACCATGTGCAGCCTTTGTCTTTAGATGCTTTTGGCGAACCACTTCATGATTACCCCGCAATCACCGCCTCTGTTTGCCATTTGCGGCCTGAAAGCCGCGGAGAGGTGCGGCTTTCCAGCTCAAACCCCCTTGATGCCCCCTTAATATCTCCCAATTTTCTGTCTAGCGAAGGCGATCGATTGGTGGCAATCGATGCAATTAACCTCACGCGAAAGATTATGGCGCAGCCCGCCTTGCAGCAATATCAGCCAAAAGAGCAAAAACCAGGGCTGCAAGCGCAAACGGATCACGATCTAATTCACGCGGCGGGAGAGATTGGGACAACGATTTTTCATCCAACATGTAGCGTGCGTATGGGGCAAGATGTAACGGCGCCCTTGACCGAAAAACTGCACCTTCGCGGCATAGAAGGCTTAAGAGTGGCCGATGCCAGCGCAATGCCGTGTATTACCAGCGGAAACACCAACGCTCCAACCATCATGATTGCAGAAAAAGCAGCAGATTTAATCTTAAACAGCCAGCAATGA
- a CDS encoding vitamin B12-dependent ribonucleotide reductase has protein sequence MKIERNFTKKSADAYGGIEFVTTSSEIKNPDGTVVFSLENIEVPATWSQVASDVIAQKYFRKAGVPTELKRVKEAGVPEFLWRSVAASPSTPITGETSSKQVFNRLAGAWAYWGWKGGYFSTEEDARAYYDEMRHMLATQRAAPNSPQWFNTGLHWAYGIDGPSQGHHYVDYKTGKLVKSKSAYEHPQPHACFIQSVSDDLVNEGGIMDLWVREARLFKYGSGTGTNFSSLRGDGEPLSGGGKSSGLMGFLKIGDRAAGAIKSGGTTRRAAKMVICDADHPDIENFINWKVKEEQKVASIVAGSKMHEAKLNEIFAAIRAWDGSSEDSVDPSKNTSLKSAIRAAKKVAIPETYVKRVLDYAKQGYDSIEFPTYDTDWDSEAYASVSGQNSNNSIRVTDAFLKAVENDADWELLRRTDGSVAKTIKARKLWQDVGHAAWACADPGIQYHDTVNAWHTCPEDGEIRGSNPCSEYMFLDDTACNLASMNLLTFLKDGKFQSADYMHATRLWTVTLEISVMMAQFPSKEIAQRSYDFRTLGLGYANIGGLLMNMGYGYDSVEGRALCGALTALMTGVSYATSAEIAGELGAFPGYKKNAEHMLRVIRNHRNAAQSAVDGYEKLDVKPLPLDAANCPDQSLVELARNSWDQALDLGQKHGYRNAQTTVIAPTGTIGLVMDCDTTGIEPDFALVKFKKLAGGGYFKIINRSVPGALEKLGYSSSKIEEIVSYAVGHGSIGNAPAINHTSLIGHGFGKTELDKIEAALASAFDIRFVFNQWTLGADFCTKVLGIPAAKLNDPSFDLLRHLGFSKAEIDAANDHVCGTMTLENAPHLSESHYEIFDCANPCGKKGKRFLSVNSHIYMMAAAQSFISGAISKTINMPNDATIEDCQKAYELSWSLGVKANALYRDGSKLSQPLAAALVEDDDEAAEILETGSQQEKAAVIAEKIVEKVVVKEIIKSHREKMPHRRKGYTQKAIVGGHKVYLRTGEYSDGALGEIFIDMHKEGAGFRAMMNNFAIAVSVGLQYGVPLEEFVDAFTFTKFEPAGMVQGNDSIKNATSILDYIFRELAVSYLDRTDLAHVAPEGAAFDDLGRGQDDTVQNVQEVTEDAASKSLAVLKKISSSGYLRKRLPEDLAMLQGGAAEVADVELGATPSAVLVETEISTPAVATEMDLRSKAKMQGYEGDPCGDCGNYTLVRNGTCMKCNTCGATSGCS, from the coding sequence ATGAAAATTGAACGCAATTTTACAAAAAAATCAGCCGATGCATATGGCGGGATTGAGTTTGTCACCACATCCTCAGAAATCAAAAATCCCGACGGTACGGTTGTTTTTTCGCTTGAGAATATTGAAGTGCCAGCGACATGGTCGCAGGTTGCAAGCGATGTGATTGCGCAGAAATATTTTCGCAAAGCGGGCGTACCGACCGAATTGAAGCGCGTTAAGGAGGCAGGCGTCCCCGAGTTTCTTTGGCGCTCGGTCGCGGCATCACCCTCAACGCCGATCACCGGCGAAACGTCTTCAAAGCAGGTATTCAACCGTTTGGCGGGAGCTTGGGCGTATTGGGGCTGGAAGGGTGGCTATTTTTCAACCGAAGAAGATGCGCGCGCGTATTATGACGAAATGCGCCATATGCTGGCGACCCAGCGCGCTGCGCCCAACAGTCCACAATGGTTCAATACAGGCCTGCATTGGGCTTATGGTATTGATGGTCCAAGCCAGGGTCACCATTACGTGGATTACAAAACCGGCAAGCTTGTAAAATCAAAATCTGCTTATGAGCATCCGCAACCACACGCTTGCTTCATTCAATCAGTCTCAGATGATTTGGTGAATGAGGGTGGTATTATGGATCTGTGGGTGCGCGAAGCGCGCCTGTTCAAATACGGATCCGGCACCGGCACTAACTTTAGTTCATTGCGCGGCGATGGTGAGCCGCTTTCTGGGGGCGGAAAATCATCCGGTCTGATGGGCTTTTTAAAAATTGGTGACCGCGCCGCTGGGGCGATAAAATCGGGCGGTACAACGCGCAGAGCCGCCAAAATGGTCATTTGTGACGCGGATCATCCCGATATTGAAAATTTCATCAATTGGAAAGTGAAAGAAGAACAAAAGGTTGCCAGTATCGTCGCGGGCAGCAAAATGCATGAGGCCAAGCTGAATGAAATATTTGCCGCAATCCGGGCTTGGGATGGAAGCAGCGAAGATTCGGTAGATCCAAGCAAGAACACCTCTTTGAAATCGGCAATTCGGGCGGCAAAGAAAGTTGCTATCCCGGAAACATATGTGAAGCGGGTTCTGGATTACGCCAAGCAGGGCTATGATAGCATTGAATTCCCAACCTATGATACAGATTGGGATAGCGAGGCCTACGCCTCTGTGTCGGGTCAAAACTCAAACAACTCGATTCGCGTAACAGATGCGTTTCTGAAGGCGGTGGAAAACGATGCGGATTGGGAATTGCTACGTCGTACGGATGGATCGGTCGCCAAAACCATCAAAGCCCGGAAGCTGTGGCAGGATGTTGGACATGCGGCTTGGGCCTGCGCCGATCCGGGCATTCAATATCACGATACGGTAAACGCTTGGCATACATGCCCCGAAGATGGTGAAATCCGCGGCTCTAACCCGTGTTCAGAATATATGTTCTTGGATGATACGGCCTGTAACTTGGCCTCTATGAATTTATTAACGTTCTTAAAGGACGGAAAATTCCAATCTGCCGATTACATGCACGCGACGCGGCTTTGGACTGTGACGTTGGAAATTTCTGTGATGATGGCGCAGTTCCCATCAAAAGAGATTGCGCAGCGGTCTTATGATTTTAGAACGCTTGGTTTGGGTTATGCCAATATTGGCGGTTTGCTCATGAATATGGGCTACGGCTATGACAGCGTTGAGGGGCGTGCGCTTTGCGGGGCATTAACCGCATTAATGACCGGTGTGAGCTACGCAACAAGCGCTGAAATAGCGGGTGAATTGGGGGCGTTCCCGGGGTATAAAAAGAACGCCGAGCATATGCTGCGCGTGATCCGCAATCATCGGAACGCGGCGCAAAGCGCCGTGGATGGGTATGAGAAACTGGACGTAAAACCGTTGCCGCTGGATGCCGCGAATTGCCCGGATCAAAGCCTGGTAGAGCTTGCCCGCAACAGCTGGGATCAAGCGTTGGATCTGGGGCAGAAGCACGGCTATCGCAACGCGCAAACGACCGTAATTGCGCCCACGGGCACGATTGGGCTGGTTATGGATTGTGATACTACCGGCATCGAGCCCGATTTCGCGCTTGTAAAGTTTAAAAAGCTTGCAGGAGGTGGATATTTTAAAATTATCAACCGTTCAGTGCCCGGAGCGCTCGAAAAGCTTGGCTATAGTAGTTCGAAAATAGAAGAGATTGTGTCATATGCGGTGGGTCATGGAAGCATTGGTAACGCGCCCGCGATCAACCATACGAGCTTAATCGGACATGGGTTTGGAAAAACAGAGCTGGATAAGATTGAAGCGGCGCTGGCCTCTGCTTTTGACATCCGCTTTGTGTTCAATCAATGGACGCTGGGCGCTGATTTTTGCACGAAAGTGTTGGGCATTCCTGCGGCTAAGCTGAATGATCCAAGCTTTGACCTGCTGCGTCACTTGGGTTTCTCAAAGGCCGAAATTGACGCTGCAAATGATCATGTATGCGGAACCATGACGCTTGAGAATGCGCCACATCTGTCAGAATCGCATTATGAAATCTTTGATTGCGCCAACCCATGTGGAAAAAAAGGCAAGCGCTTTCTAAGCGTGAACAGTCATATTTACATGATGGCTGCTGCGCAGTCATTTATTTCGGGTGCTATCTCAAAGACCATTAACATGCCGAATGATGCGACAATTGAAGATTGTCAAAAGGCTTATGAGTTGAGCTGGTCATTGGGTGTAAAGGCAAACGCTTTATATCGCGATGGATCGAAGCTTTCGCAACCTTTAGCCGCGGCGCTGGTTGAGGACGACGATGAGGCCGCGGAAATACTTGAAACGGGCAGCCAACAAGAAAAAGCAGCGGTAATTGCTGAAAAAATTGTTGAGAAAGTCGTGGTAAAAGAGATTATAAAATCACATCGCGAAAAGATGCCGCATCGCCGCAAAGGTTATACCCAAAAAGCCATCGTCGGCGGGCACAAAGTCTACCTTAGAACCGGCGAATATTCTGATGGTGCTTTGGGCGAAATCTTCATCGATATGCATAAAGAAGGCGCCGGCTTCCGCGCTATGATGAATAATTTTGCAATCGCGGTATCCGTTGGCTTACAATATGGTGTGCCGCTGGAAGAATTTGTAGACGCCTTTACGTTTACGAAATTTGAGCCGGCGGGCATGGTGCAGGGCAACGACAGCATCAAAAATGCAACGTCGATCCTTGATTATATATTCCGGGAATTGGCCGTCAGCTATCTGGATCGCACGGATCTTGCACATGTGGCACCGGAGGGGGCAGCCTTTGATGATTTGGGGCGTGGACAAGATGACACGGTTCAAAATGTTCAAGAAGTCACAGAAGATGCAGCGTCTAAGTCACTGGCAGTGCTGAAAAAAATCAGTTCGTCTGGTTATTTGCGCAAGCGTCTGCCCGAAGATTTAGCCATGCTGCAAGGCGGCGCCGCAGAGGTTGCTGATGTCGAGTTGGGTGCTACTCCCAGCGCGGTATTGGTTGAAACAGAAATAAGCACACCCGCGGTTGCGACTGAAATGGATTTGCGCAGCAAGGCCAAAATGCAGGGTTATGAAGGCGACCCCTGCGGAGATTGCGGCAATTATACATTGGTGCGTAACGGCACCTGCATGAAATGCAACACCTGCGGAGCAACGTCGGGATGTAGCTAA
- a CDS encoding DsbA family oxidoreductase, producing the protein MVNLDIIFDPICPWCFIGKANLEKALEGKVNLIFNIRWHPFQLNPEMPAQGMDRRTYLETKFGGKEAAVKAYAPVVEHAEKAGLALNLEAISHTPNTLDAHRLIHWAGVEEKQNSVVDLLFEAYFQRGRNIGDIEVLADIADSCGMDAAMVLKLLNSEADKEETHARDASAREMGVNSVPTFIVAGQHAVPGAQPAALWTQVIAELKENKSLKT; encoded by the coding sequence ATGGTTAATTTAGACATTATTTTTGATCCGATTTGCCCATGGTGCTTTATTGGAAAAGCAAACCTTGAGAAGGCATTAGAAGGAAAAGTTAATTTAATTTTTAATATTCGTTGGCACCCGTTTCAACTCAATCCAGAGATGCCGGCGCAGGGAATGGATCGGCGTACCTATCTAGAAACGAAATTTGGTGGTAAAGAGGCAGCGGTTAAAGCCTACGCGCCCGTGGTTGAGCATGCTGAAAAGGCAGGGCTTGCATTGAATTTAGAAGCAATATCACATACACCGAATACGCTTGATGCCCATCGGTTGATCCATTGGGCTGGTGTGGAAGAGAAACAAAATTCCGTAGTGGACTTGCTATTTGAAGCCTATTTTCAACGGGGACGAAATATTGGAGATATTGAAGTGCTCGCCGATATTGCCGATAGCTGCGGCATGGATGCGGCTATGGTCTTGAAACTTTTGAACTCAGAGGCGGACAAAGAGGAAACGCACGCGCGCGATGCATCTGCGCGTGAAATGGGGGTGAACTCGGTGCCCACGTTCATCGTTGCGGGCCAACACGCGGTTCCAGGCGCACAACCCGCTGCTTTATGGACGCAAGTAATTGCCGAGCTTAAAGAGAATAAAAGTCTAAAAACATAA
- a CDS encoding class I adenylate-forming enzyme family protein produces the protein MVSLYHSEQATPCPDLFNLAAYVLNAGDETPTKTALEIIDTDGSVETWTFRALTQAIRGTATGLLSLGLKPQDRVLMRLGNTIDFPITFLAAISVGLIPVPSPAQWTQKEVDHAVSLILPGAILLDHKLAGPSQYDGQIIAQATLATLRDMAPCDYDRGDPNRLAYIVFTSGTSGQPRAVMHAHRAIWARRMMMKDWYHLKPSDRLLHAGALNWTFTLGTGLLDPWSKGATALVLKNPNRIDGLPAILRTRNVTLMAAVPGVYRKVLQFDQNLQLPNLRHCLSAGEKLPPMIAENWRKATNTFIYEAYGMSECSTFISNAPQLSLKQGALGRPQRGRKLAILPLDLGGDPVAYGAIGIIGVHRSDAGLMLGYFGAAQATQACFRGDWFLTGDLAIMDKDGTITYRGRADDMMNAGGFRVAPLEVETVMQTCPGVVNIAVTSIEIKPNSFVIAGFYMAEAELDGSVLDRFAKHHLAAYKCPKTYIRCNALPMAANGKIQRRALALNWNNLNG, from the coding sequence ATGAAACTCCTACGAAAACAGCGCTTGAAATCATAGATACGGATGGATCTGTTGAAACATGGACGTTTCGGGCTTTAACGCAAGCGATCCGTGGAACCGCAACGGGGCTTCTATCCTTAGGGTTAAAGCCGCAGGATCGTGTTCTGATGCGCTTGGGAAACACTATCGATTTTCCGATCACCTTTTTGGCTGCGATATCTGTAGGGCTTATTCCCGTGCCCAGTCCCGCGCAATGGACGCAAAAAGAAGTTGACCATGCTGTTTCGCTGATTTTGCCGGGCGCCATTTTGCTTGATCATAAATTGGCGGGGCCCAGCCAATATGATGGACAGATCATCGCCCAAGCAACCTTGGCAACACTGCGCGACATGGCGCCTTGTGACTATGATCGAGGTGATCCGAATAGATTGGCTTATATCGTGTTTACTTCGGGCACATCAGGACAGCCCCGCGCCGTTATGCATGCGCATCGCGCGATCTGGGCCCGCCGAATGATGATGAAAGACTGGTATCATCTGAAACCATCCGATCGTCTTTTGCACGCGGGGGCCTTAAATTGGACCTTCACCTTGGGCACTGGGTTATTAGACCCCTGGAGCAAGGGGGCAACCGCCTTGGTTTTGAAAAACCCAAATCGGATCGATGGGCTTCCGGCAATATTGCGCACGCGCAACGTGACGCTGATGGCTGCGGTTCCGGGTGTTTACCGCAAAGTTTTGCAGTTTGATCAGAACCTGCAATTGCCCAACCTGCGTCATTGTTTATCGGCAGGCGAAAAGCTGCCTCCGATGATTGCTGAAAATTGGCGTAAAGCGACGAATACATTTATTTACGAAGCCTATGGAATGTCTGAATGTTCGACATTTATTTCCAATGCGCCTCAGCTAAGCTTAAAACAAGGGGCGCTTGGACGCCCTCAACGGGGGCGTAAACTTGCAATCCTGCCGCTGGACCTGGGGGGTGACCCTGTTGCTTATGGCGCAATTGGAATTATTGGTGTGCATCGCTCTGACGCGGGGTTGATGCTTGGATATTTTGGCGCGGCGCAGGCTACGCAAGCTTGTTTTCGCGGCGATTGGTTTCTAACCGGCGATCTGGCTATCATGGACAAGGATGGTACAATCACATATCGCGGACGCGCTGATGATATGATGAATGCGGGCGGTTTTCGGGTGGCGCCTTTAGAGGTTGAAACCGTCATGCAAACGTGTCCGGGGGTTGTAAATATTGCGGTGACATCGATAGAAATCAAGCCAAACAGCTTTGTCATTGCGGGGTTTTATATGGCCGAGGCAGAGCTGGATGGGAGCGTATTAGATCGTTTTGCAAAACATCATCTCGCAGCGTATAAATGCCCGAAGACTTATATCCGCTGTAACGCGTTGCCCATGGCCGCCAATGGTAAAATCCAACGTCGCGCCTTGGCCTTAAACTGGAATAACTTGAATGGTTAA